A stretch of the Coprobacillus cateniformis genome encodes the following:
- a CDS encoding Arm DNA-binding domain-containing protein produces MIQYRYTDWQVNRIKSTKRGFNTKREAEEWLREFLLTLQCDFNMLFGDFIELYMKDAKTRLRLNTYRSKKYIIDDKITPFFC; encoded by the coding sequence ATGATTCAGTATCGTTATACAGATTGGCAGGTAAATCGTATCAAATCTACAAAAAGAGGGTTTAATACGAAAAGAGAAGCGGAAGAGTGGCTTAGGGAATTTCTACTTACTTTACAATGTGATTTCAACATGTTATTTGGTGATTTTATTGAATTGTATATGAAAGATGCGAAAACAAGATTAAGATTAAATACGTACCGTTCGAAAAAATATATTATTGATGATAAAATAACTCCATTTTTTTGCTAA
- a CDS encoding flavodoxin family protein, whose translation MKVLMINGSPHLKGNTRIAFDEMIKVFDQEGIETEILNIGNKDIRGCIACMTCKNGANKCVFDDIVNEAAQKFAECDGLVVGTPVYFGSANSTLISFLTRLFYSVPIDKTMKVGASVIVARRGGISATYDEINKFFAISGMPIASTQY comes from the coding sequence ATGAAAGTATTAATGATTAATGGGAGTCCTCATTTAAAGGGAAACACAAGAATTGCGTTTGATGAAATGATTAAAGTTTTTGATCAAGAAGGAATTGAAACAGAAATATTAAACATTGGAAATAAAGATATCAGAGGTTGTATTGCATGTATGACTTGTAAAAATGGAGCAAATAAATGTGTCTTTGATGACATTGTCAATGAAGCTGCACAAAAATTTGCAGAGTGTGATGGTTTAGTTGTCGGAACACCAGTTTATTTTGGATCAGCTAATTCAACATTAATATCATTTCTTACAAGATTGTTTTACAGTGTACCTATTGATAAAACAATGAAAGTTGGTGCGAGTGTTATTGTAGCTAGACGTGGTGGTATTTCAGCAACTTATGATGAAATTAATAAATTTTTTGCTATTTCTGGAATGCCTATAGCATCAACACAGTATTGA
- a CDS encoding DUF2971 domain-containing protein has translation MYLINTSLDKNTAFKTIYQISRLYMPNTLFKYYSLTDDTSLNKQKLDTLLQQKVFMSNVKSLNDPFDSKAYFYRPEELKKYERLAIHDGKLIDDFAAYTKVCSFSTNGINSMPMWAHYANNHCGFCVSYDTKINWDLASCTFPVQYTSERIDITSVMDEQVKKALLELELQSKQGRKKIILDDLSLIFLTTYFCNIKHTSWSYENEFRCTIGNSTQIPSYMPAQPKEIYIGKNCKQTYIDKLTNIAKKLHIPIFKMYFDDLNNEFNLTAKKLQ, from the coding sequence ATGTATCTTATAAATACATCATTAGATAAGAATACGGCCTTTAAAACGATTTACCAAATTTCACGTTTATATATGCCTAATACACTTTTTAAATATTATTCTTTAACAGATGACACTTCACTAAATAAACAGAAACTAGATACGTTATTACAACAAAAAGTATTTATGTCTAATGTCAAATCATTGAACGATCCATTTGATAGTAAGGCATATTTTTATCGCCCTGAAGAACTGAAAAAATATGAACGCTTAGCAATTCACGATGGAAAATTAATTGATGATTTTGCTGCATATACTAAGGTATGCTCTTTTTCAACAAATGGTATAAATTCTATGCCAATGTGGGCCCACTATGCTAATAACCATTGTGGTTTCTGCGTTTCATACGACACTAAAATTAATTGGGATTTAGCCTCATGTACGTTTCCAGTTCAATATACTTCTGAGCGAATTGATATTACAAGTGTTATGGATGAGCAAGTAAAAAAAGCATTATTAGAACTTGAATTACAATCTAAACAAGGGAGAAAAAAAATTATACTAGATGATTTATCATTAATCTTTTTAACAACTTACTTTTGTAATATTAAACATACATCATGGAGTTATGAAAATGAATTCAGATGTACGATCGGAAATTCTACTCAAATACCATCTTATATGCCAGCTCAACCAAAAGAAATATATATTGGAAAAAATTGCAAACAAACTTATATTGATAAATTAACTAACATAGCTAAGAAACTCCACATTCCAATATTTAAGATGTATTTTGATGATTTGAATAATGAGTTTAATCTAACAGCAAAAAAATTGCAATAA
- a CDS encoding DUF262 domain-containing protein produces MKKIEGSPKNLKQLLQNTKYSIHYYQREYMWQRKHIEELIDDLSSEFLNFYQLNDDRTKVQDYGAYFMGSIVLAGRENAIIDGQQRLSSLTLLLMYLYNRLKTMGKSYNMIETMIFSESYGTKSFNIKVEDRYDCMDAIFNDKAFDTSDKNESVKNLYDRYNDIIELFPEEITDNMIFHFCDWLAEKVFFIEIVTSTEQDAHKVFVTMNDRGLNLTSTEMLKGYILSEIRDDLEREKLNEVWKNKILQLKADDDKGDEIFIKAWLRAQYAITIRENKAGAVKLDFDIIGGPFHKWVRDESKKLNLETSYDFEQFIRKFAKYADIYMKIREAESKFSKETKYVYYNAQLNFTFQPQLILSTICFEDSWDIIIKKMNIVARFIDLYIVSRVTNYSKIEYSTIKNYIFNVTKEIRNLNVNELKDKLLFIYNSLDFDSDKVLQDFRLNGFTKKYIKHMLARITGYIEENTGVASNYCNYVKTVKVKNPFEVEHIICDHFEWFTDEYLDHEDFRRWRNSLGALLLLHKSINASLNDAKYEYKLNKYCSNEGNIYSESLGTQAYQNNPQFIKFIKENKLPFEPYQKFGKKEIEKRNELFAKLFKLVWNNEVLKNKE; encoded by the coding sequence ATGAAAAAAATAGAAGGATCACCTAAGAATTTAAAACAATTATTACAAAACACAAAATATTCTATTCACTATTATCAACGTGAATATATGTGGCAAAGGAAACATATAGAAGAACTTATTGATGATTTATCTTCTGAATTTTTGAATTTCTATCAATTAAATGATGATAGAACAAAGGTTCAAGATTATGGTGCATATTTTATGGGGTCTATTGTACTTGCTGGAAGAGAAAATGCGATTATAGATGGCCAACAACGGCTTTCATCACTTACATTATTATTAATGTATCTATATAATAGATTAAAAACTATGGGGAAAAGTTATAACATGATAGAAACTATGATTTTTTCTGAATCATATGGAACTAAATCATTTAATATAAAAGTTGAAGATAGATATGACTGCATGGATGCAATTTTTAATGATAAAGCATTTGATACTTCAGATAAGAATGAATCTGTTAAAAATCTCTATGATAGATATAATGATATTATTGAATTGTTTCCAGAGGAAATAACAGATAATATGATCTTTCATTTTTGTGATTGGCTAGCTGAAAAGGTTTTTTTTATTGAAATTGTTACATCCACAGAACAAGATGCCCATAAAGTTTTTGTCACAATGAATGACAGAGGATTAAATTTGACTTCAACTGAAATGTTAAAGGGGTATATACTTTCTGAAATCAGGGATGATTTAGAGCGTGAAAAGCTTAATGAGGTATGGAAAAATAAAATATTACAATTAAAAGCAGATGATGACAAGGGTGATGAAATATTTATTAAGGCTTGGTTAAGAGCACAATATGCCATAACTATTAGAGAAAACAAAGCAGGAGCAGTAAAATTAGATTTTGATATCATTGGAGGGCCATTTCATAAATGGGTTAGAGATGAAAGTAAAAAATTAAACCTTGAAACATCATATGATTTTGAACAGTTCATTAGAAAGTTTGCTAAATATGCAGATATATATATGAAAATTAGGGAAGCAGAAAGTAAGTTTTCAAAGGAAACAAAATATGTGTATTATAATGCTCAGCTCAATTTCACTTTTCAACCTCAGTTGATTTTATCGACGATTTGTTTTGAAGATAGTTGGGATATAATCATTAAAAAAATGAATATTGTTGCAAGATTTATCGATTTATATATTGTTTCAAGAGTTACAAATTATAGTAAAATTGAATATAGTACAATTAAAAATTATATCTTTAATGTAACGAAAGAAATTAGAAATTTGAATGTAAATGAGTTAAAGGATAAATTGTTATTTATATATAATAGCCTTGATTTTGACAGTGATAAAGTTTTACAAGATTTTAGATTAAATGGGTTTACTAAAAAATATATCAAACATATGTTGGCACGTATAACTGGCTACATTGAGGAAAATACTGGTGTTGCTTCAAACTATTGTAATTATGTAAAAACTGTAAAAGTAAAAAATCCATTTGAAGTTGAACACATTATTTGTGATCATTTTGAGTGGTTTACTGATGAATATTTAGATCATGAAGATTTTAGACGTTGGAGAAATAGCCTTGGTGCATTACTTTTATTACATAAAAGTATAAATGCTAGTTTGAATGATGCTAAATATGAATATAAGCTAAATAAATATTGCTCTAATGAAGGAAACATATATTCTGAATCTCTTGGTACACAGGCTTATCAAAATAATCCACAGTTTATTAAGTTTATAAAAGAGAATAAACTCCCCTTTGAGCCTTATCAAAAATTTGGAAAAAAAGAAATAGAAAAACGCAATGAGTTATTTGCAAAGTTATTCAAATTAGTTTGGAATAATGAGGTATTAAAAAATAAGGAATAA
- a CDS encoding helix-turn-helix transcriptional regulator, whose protein sequence is MKDNRYFQMVYLLLQKGHMTAPELAEHFEVSVRTIYRDIDILSLAGIPVYATQGKGGGIFIQENFVLNKSLLSEEEQKQILMALQGIRIIEEGDTSALLSKLSSVFQKQNTDWFEFDFSSWTKSGARKEVFHLLQSAIFKNKKVMFNYYNGKGECIQRTVEPLKLVFKSYDWYLYGYCCMRNDYRFFKLIRIRDLEMTDDEYIRNIPNEIFTRAEKFEMEMIQVTLLFDKSMSVQVYEKFDDEVTKNKDGSLLVETLMPNNELLFSYILSCGDKVEVIAPQSIRNIIFERAKKIQEKYRT, encoded by the coding sequence ATGAAAGACAATAGATATTTTCAAATGGTGTATCTTTTGCTGCAAAAAGGGCATATGACTGCACCAGAATTAGCTGAACATTTTGAGGTTTCAGTAAGAACTATTTATAGGGATATTGACATATTGAGTTTAGCAGGAATACCTGTATATGCTACACAGGGTAAAGGTGGAGGTATCTTTATTCAAGAGAATTTTGTGCTTAATAAATCTCTTCTAAGTGAAGAGGAACAGAAACAAATATTGATGGCTTTACAAGGGATTAGAATCATAGAAGAAGGAGATACGAGTGCTCTTTTATCAAAACTGAGTAGTGTATTTCAAAAACAAAACACAGATTGGTTTGAATTTGATTTTTCAAGTTGGACAAAAAGTGGTGCAAGGAAAGAAGTTTTTCATTTGTTACAAAGTGCAATTTTTAAGAATAAGAAAGTTATGTTTAATTACTATAATGGTAAAGGTGAATGCATTCAGCGTACTGTTGAACCACTGAAACTGGTTTTCAAGTCTTATGATTGGTATTTATATGGATATTGTTGTATGCGAAATGATTACCGTTTTTTCAAATTAATACGTATTCGAGATTTAGAGATGACAGATGATGAATATATTCGTAATATACCAAATGAGATTTTTACAAGAGCAGAAAAATTTGAAATGGAAATGATTCAAGTCACACTTTTGTTTGATAAAAGTATGTCAGTTCAAGTTTATGAGAAATTTGATGATGAGGTCACTAAAAACAAAGATGGAAGTTTATTGGTAGAAACACTCATGCCAAATAATGAACTTCTCTTTAGTTATATATTATCTTGTGGGGATAAAGTAGAAGTGATTGCTCCTCAAAGTATTCGTAATATTATATTTGAAAGAGCTAAAAAAATCCAAGAAAAATATAGAACATGA
- a CDS encoding cysteine hydrolase family protein, which yields MEKALVVIDIQNDITKNYKEIIDNINRSIDWAVKNDMYVVYIRHYNLSAGTRTFKPNTPGSELVSDLKIVSDHIFIKSKGNALTSEEFANFITENQIGEFYITGADAVACVKSTTYNLRKADYQVNVLSDCITSYDKKKIDEMLHYYESKGCKLMSLNDLLDS from the coding sequence ATGGAAAAAGCTTTAGTAGTTATAGATATTCAAAACGATATTACAAAGAATTATAAGGAAATTATTGATAATATTAATCGTTCAATAGATTGGGCAGTTAAAAATGATATGTATGTTGTTTACATAAGACATTATAATTTATCAGCAGGAACAAGAACATTCAAACCTAATACACCTGGATCTGAATTGGTTTCTGATTTAAAAATAGTATCAGATCATATTTTTATAAAATCTAAAGGAAATGCATTAACAAGTGAGGAATTTGCAAACTTTATAACTGAAAATCAAATAGGTGAGTTTTATATTACAGGTGCAGATGCTGTTGCTTGTGTGAAATCAACGACTTATAATTTACGCAAGGCAGATTATCAAGTCAATGTCTTATCTGATTGTATTACAAGTTATGATAAAAAGAAGATTGATGAAATGCTTCATTATTATGAGAGTAAAGGCTGTAAGCTAATGAGTTTGAATGATTTGTTAGATTCATAA
- a CDS encoding YwqG family protein has product MSGYNKDKLKVILTALARNEIRISYKKADEILTACSSKIGGRPAVPNDFVWPRFLGESFDGKTKERPLSFMAQINLEDVKNDDTENLLPKTGILSFFYEQISMPWGFDPKDNGSAKVYYFPTKDHLIPMNIPKDMDEEAIMPELAITFESHISFPEYGDLSAEITDMEIEWEDYDECRIEYGYPCDEYGEVTKLLGYSDTIQSSMEEECEIVTRGYRLGSPEDFAVIPDDILEQVKINSKDWILLFQMGTIETEDMEYMFGDCGHIYFWIRKQDLKNKNFDRIWLILQCG; this is encoded by the coding sequence ATGAGCGGATATAATAAAGATAAGTTAAAAGTGATATTAACAGCGTTAGCAAGAAATGAAATACGGATATCATATAAAAAGGCAGATGAAATACTTACTGCTTGCAGTAGCAAAATTGGAGGTAGACCAGCAGTTCCCAATGATTTTGTATGGCCTAGATTTTTAGGTGAATCATTTGATGGTAAGACAAAGGAACGACCTTTATCATTTATGGCTCAAATTAATCTTGAAGATGTAAAAAATGATGATACTGAAAATTTATTACCCAAGACTGGCATATTAAGTTTCTTTTATGAGCAAATAAGTATGCCATGGGGATTTGATCCTAAAGATAACGGATCAGCCAAGGTATACTATTTTCCCACAAAAGATCATCTAATTCCTATGAATATTCCTAAGGATATGGATGAAGAGGCAATTATGCCAGAATTAGCCATAACTTTTGAAAGTCATATCAGTTTTCCTGAATATGGTGATTTATCTGCTGAAATTACAGATATGGAAATAGAATGGGAAGATTATGATGAATGCCGCATTGAATATGGATATCCATGTGATGAATATGGGGAAGTGACAAAACTTCTTGGTTATTCTGATACAATTCAATCATCTATGGAAGAAGAATGTGAGATAGTAACTAGAGGATATAGGTTAGGATCTCCAGAAGATTTTGCTGTTATTCCAGATGATATATTAGAACAAGTTAAAATCAATAGTAAAGATTGGATACTTTTATTTCAAATGGGAACGATTGAAACAGAAGATATGGAGTATATGTTTGGTGATTGTGGTCACATTTATTTTTGGATACGAAAACAGGATTTAAAAAATAAAAATTTTGATAGAATATGGCTGATTCTACAATGTGGTTAA
- a CDS encoding cupin domain-containing protein, with protein sequence MNKNNPSVFPMGDVLPKQFSPYFTGTAYLKTLTDKGGPISNVTFEPMCRNNWHIHHVAGQILLVTGGEGWYQEWGKEAQKLKPGDVIMIQPEVKHWHGATKDSWFSHLAIEIKIDGSSNEWLEAVTDEEYNKLK encoded by the coding sequence ATGAATAAAAATAATCCTAGCGTATTCCCAATGGGAGATGTTTTACCAAAACAATTTAGCCCATATTTCACGGGTACTGCATATTTAAAAACACTAACTGATAAAGGGGGTCCGATTTCAAATGTAACATTCGAGCCTATGTGTCGTAACAACTGGCATATACACCATGTGGCTGGACAGATTTTATTGGTAACAGGTGGTGAAGGATGGTATCAAGAATGGGGAAAAGAAGCTCAAAAGTTAAAACCAGGAGATGTTATCATGATCCAACCTGAAGTAAAGCACTGGCATGGTGCAACTAAAGACAGTTGGTTTTCACACTTAGCCATTGAAATAAAGATTGATGGATCATCAAATGAATGGTTAGAAGCTGTAACAGACGAGGAATATAATAAGCTAAAATAG
- a CDS encoding IS256 family transposase, with the protein MSKKDIVKYIIDEYGVTSPTDIANALKDLLGETLQDMLNSEFDEQMGYDKYDQKTDKTNYRNGTSKKTVKTSQGNIDLDIPRDRNSSFDPVIIEKHNRDISDVDNKVINLYARGMSTRDISDTVKDIYGVEVSAAMISKITDKIIPKALEWQNRPLDTVYPIVFIDCVHFNIKTDNMVTKKAAYVVLGVNENGYKEIFDICIGENETAKFWLSVLTDLKNRGVKDILIICSDGLSGIKQAIESAFPNTVQQRCIVHLIRNSCKYLSYKDRKEFCKDLRTVYTASTSDKGLEALDKCKGKWGDKYPYAFKPWEENWNEVCSMFNYVPELNTTNAIESLKSAFRKFTKIRTVFSTDESLFKSLYLAQDKITSKWNVPYGNWGIIYSSLQIIFEGRL; encoded by the coding sequence ATGAGTAAAAAAGATATAGTTAAATATATAATTGATGAGTATGGTGTTACATCACCTACTGATATAGCTAATGCATTAAAAGATTTATTAGGTGAAACATTACAAGATATGTTGAACTCTGAATTTGATGAACAGATGGGATATGACAAGTATGATCAAAAAACAGATAAAACTAATTATCGTAATGGAACTTCCAAAAAAACAGTTAAAACATCTCAAGGAAATATAGATTTAGATATTCCAAGAGATAGAAACTCTTCATTTGACCCTGTTATTATAGAAAAACACAATCGTGATATTAGTGATGTTGATAACAAAGTTATCAACTTATATGCCCGTGGTATGTCTACAAGAGATATCAGTGATACTGTTAAAGATATTTACGGTGTAGAAGTTAGTGCAGCTATGATAAGTAAAATAACAGATAAAATTATCCCTAAAGCTTTAGAATGGCAAAACAGGCCATTAGATACTGTATATCCAATAGTCTTTATTGACTGTGTTCATTTTAATATTAAAACAGATAATATGGTTACCAAAAAAGCTGCATATGTTGTTTTAGGAGTTAATGAGAATGGATATAAGGAAATATTTGATATTTGTATTGGCGAAAACGAAACAGCTAAATTCTGGCTATCAGTACTAACTGATTTAAAGAATAGAGGAGTTAAGGATATATTGATTATTTGCAGTGATGGTCTTTCAGGTATTAAACAAGCAATTGAATCAGCATTCCCAAATACAGTACAACAAAGATGCATAGTTCATCTAATTAGAAATTCATGTAAATACTTGAGTTATAAAGACAGAAAAGAATTCTGTAAAGATCTAAGAACAGTATATACAGCATCTACAAGTGATAAAGGATTAGAAGCACTAGATAAGTGTAAAGGTAAATGGGGAGATAAATATCCGTATGCATTTAAGCCATGGGAAGAAAATTGGAATGAAGTTTGCAGTATGTTTAATTATGTTCCAGAACTAAACACAACGAATGCAATTGAAAGTTTAAAGAGTGCATTTAGAAAGTTTACTAAAATAAGAACAGTATTCTCAACAGATGAAAGTTTATTTAAATCTTTGTACTTAGCTCAAGATAAAATAACAAGTAAATGGAATGTCCCATATGGTAATTGGGGAATTATATATTCTAGTCTTCAAATCATCTTTGAAGGGAGGCTTTAA
- a CDS encoding histidine phosphatase family protein: protein MKKIIYMMRHGQTLFNQLGKIQGWCDSPLTELGIKQALGAKKYFEDNNITFDHAYCSTTERACDTLELVTDLPYKRLKGLKEMNFGRYEGSNEYLNPPTVMYDNFFQTFGGETRAEVRKRIFDTCNEIIKEDNQIILVVSHAGACSHFLWNIVSENEYQEVRKVGFKNCCILKYEYENGIWKFIEIVHPEPIDKQKI, encoded by the coding sequence ATGAAAAAAATAATATATATGATGCGTCACGGGCAAACATTATTTAATCAATTAGGTAAAATTCAAGGGTGGTGTGACTCACCTTTAACTGAGTTAGGAATTAAACAAGCTCTAGGTGCGAAAAAATATTTTGAAGATAATAACATAACTTTTGATCATGCTTACTGTTCAACAACGGAAAGAGCTTGTGATACTTTAGAATTAGTAACTGATTTACCATATAAAAGATTAAAAGGACTTAAAGAAATGAATTTTGGTCGCTATGAAGGATCTAACGAATATTTAAATCCTCCTACTGTGATGTATGATAATTTCTTTCAGACATTTGGTGGAGAAACCAGAGCTGAAGTGAGAAAGAGGATATTTGATACATGTAATGAAATTATTAAAGAAGATAATCAAATTATTCTTGTTGTATCTCATGCTGGTGCTTGCTCTCATTTTTTATGGAATATAGTATCCGAAAATGAATATCAGGAAGTAAGAAAAGTTGGATTTAAGAATTGTTGCATTCTTAAATATGAATATGAAAATGGTATATGGAAGTTTATCGAGATAGTTCATCCAGAACCTATAGATAAGCAAAAAATATAA
- the istA gene encoding IS21 family transposase has product MRFDIKEKMEVLKLNNDNVKPNFHELGRQWGYDYRTAKKYFFQDKQPSHNSSVHKRKSVLDDFKEIIEDKINHGITNIMSIYLFIRDEKGYTGKYSTVRTYASSLKKEKTKKATIRIEKTPDISGQVDWKETMTMYNCQGEPITFNLFLFVLVYSRLKFVRLTLDRKQETLFTCLCECFRYIEGIPKEIWFDNMKTVVDHSKSQFTCTVFNSTFYQFSKDMNFLPIACRPFRPQTKGKVESLAKLTERLSVYNYEFDTLCDLNKIVNVFLENINCEKSQATDIAPNERWITEKGELTPLNSHMIESYECNAFWRKVSQESMIVYQGNKYSVPVEYIGKEVMITLHDDYIRIYYNDKLIQNHQLSENKLNYKKEDAIDILKSDIFSHRSDEDIENFIDENMSIYDEIK; this is encoded by the coding sequence ATGAGATTTGATATTAAAGAGAAAATGGAGGTATTAAAATTGAATAACGATAATGTAAAGCCTAATTTCCATGAATTAGGCAGACAATGGGGTTATGACTACAGAACTGCTAAAAAATATTTTTTTCAGGATAAACAGCCATCTCACAATTCATCTGTTCATAAAAGAAAATCGGTGCTTGATGATTTCAAGGAGATTATTGAGGATAAGATAAATCATGGTATTACCAATATCATGAGCATTTACCTCTTTATTCGTGATGAAAAGGGCTATACAGGTAAATATTCAACTGTGAGAACTTATGCTTCCTCACTTAAGAAAGAAAAAACCAAAAAAGCAACAATCCGGATTGAGAAAACCCCTGATATATCTGGACAGGTCGACTGGAAAGAAACAATGACAATGTATAACTGCCAAGGTGAACCCATAACCTTTAATCTATTTCTGTTTGTCCTTGTATACTCCAGACTGAAGTTTGTTAGGCTGACCCTTGACAGAAAACAGGAAACGCTCTTCACCTGTCTATGTGAATGTTTCCGTTATATTGAGGGTATTCCAAAAGAAATATGGTTTGACAATATGAAAACGGTTGTTGATCATTCAAAAAGTCAGTTTACCTGCACGGTCTTTAATTCAACATTTTACCAGTTTTCTAAAGACATGAATTTTCTGCCTATTGCCTGTCGGCCATTTCGACCGCAGACAAAAGGAAAGGTTGAATCATTAGCCAAGTTAACTGAACGATTAAGCGTCTACAATTATGAGTTCGATACATTATGCGATCTCAATAAAATTGTCAATGTCTTTTTGGAAAATATCAACTGTGAGAAATCACAGGCAACTGATATAGCCCCTAACGAAAGATGGATAACTGAAAAAGGAGAACTTACACCTCTTAATAGTCACATGATTGAATCTTATGAATGTAATGCCTTCTGGAGAAAGGTATCACAGGAATCAATGATTGTCTATCAGGGCAATAAGTACTCCGTACCTGTCGAATACATCGGCAAAGAAGTGATGATTACACTGCATGACGATTATATTCGTATATATTATAACGATAAACTGATACAAAATCATCAATTAAGTGAGAATAAGCTGAATTATAAAAAAGAGGATGCCATAGATATCTTGAAATCGGATATCTTTTCACATAGAAGCGATGAAGATATAGAAAATTTTATAGATGAAAACATGAGTATATATGATGAAATCAAATAG
- a CDS encoding helix-turn-helix domain-containing protein translates to MNSNTLGDKLQYLRKDMSMSQKNFADFLGIPQPSLSAYENNRNSPTVDVLINIANKCNISLDWLCDISSAKHTLSSLSDIADVLYALMETEDIKLDIEIHDHLPNDEETDDNKWYTSITVYGNDPENKLNADLCKIIAKVENDYMDLASFAVSKEMYDIAKEKTINYYTLPIRQKKFSELSREERLKKHMEYLKKEN, encoded by the coding sequence ATGAATAGCAACACACTAGGAGATAAACTTCAATACCTTAGAAAAGATATGTCAATGTCACAAAAAAACTTTGCTGACTTTTTAGGTATACCGCAGCCATCTTTATCAGCATATGAAAACAACCGTAATTCGCCTACGGTTGATGTTTTAATTAATATTGCAAACAAATGCAATATTTCTTTAGATTGGCTGTGTGACATTTCTTCGGCCAAGCATACTCTATCTTCATTGAGTGATATAGCAGATGTGTTATATGCTTTAATGGAGACCGAAGATATAAAGTTGGATATAGAAATACATGATCATTTACCAAATGATGAAGAAACGGATGATAATAAATGGTATACAAGTATCACTGTCTATGGCAACGATCCTGAAAACAAGTTAAATGCAGACTTGTGTAAGATAATTGCTAAAGTTGAAAATGATTATATGGACTTGGCATCATTTGCTGTTTCAAAAGAAATGTACGACATCGCTAAAGAAAAAACTATTAATTATTATACTTTACCAATAAGACAAAAAAAATTCTCCGAGTTATCTCGTGAAGAACGTTTAAAGAAACATATGGAATATTTAAAGAAGGAAAACTAG
- a CDS encoding CHAP domain-containing protein: MDFICLLPLDIDYHIYLVFKCIIALFTHLNLVNNACSSLYLNILLSLYCHIDTSWFKEHNQWLSKGQTLQTGYIIFFDWEVDGISDHVGIVERVENGTIYTIEGNSNNECRRNTYSINSKVITGYGIVIDK; encoded by the coding sequence ATGGACTTTATTTGTTTACTCCCACTCGACATTGATTATCATATTTATCTTGTTTTCAAATGTATTATAGCACTATTTACGCATCTTAATCTAGTAAATAATGCTTGTTCTTCATTATATTTAAATATTTTATTGTCATTGTATTGTCATATTGACACCTCGTGGTTTAAAGAACATAATCAATGGCTTTCAAAAGGACAAACTCTGCAAACAGGATATATTATATTTTTTGATTGGGAAGTTGATGGTATTTCTGACCATGTAGGTATCGTAGAGCGTGTTGAAAACGGTACTATTTATACAATTGAGGGTAATTCTAATAACGAGTGCCGAAGAAACACCTATTCAATAAATTCAAAAGTTATTACTGGATATGGAATAGTCATAGATAAGTAA